Proteins from a genomic interval of Sphingobacterium sp. SYP-B4668:
- a CDS encoding homoserine O-acetyltransferase family protein — MSIKTYKHNEPFVFENGKQVTGLEIAYHTYGQLNETKDNVVWVCHALTASSDVLDWWSGLFGEDDFFNPKDHFIICANVIGSHYGSTNPLSINEATRHPYYLAFPQFTIRDIIKGNQLLANYLGIKKIDVLIGGSLGGQQALEWAVSGLMSIKRLIAIATNAAHSPWGIAFNESQRLAITADRTFHANQPTGGAKGLKAARSMALLSYRSYTTYGATQLESDTEKTDHYRSSSYQSYQGEKLVNRFNAYSYWYLSKAMDSHHLGRGRRSLEHALRQIESNTLIIGITTDILFPPEESKFIAKHIPNAVYYELESFYGHDGFLVETANLTQVIANFLNNNRAEIKSTELTTA; from the coding sequence ATGAGTATTAAGACATATAAGCATAATGAACCATTTGTATTTGAAAATGGCAAACAGGTCACTGGCTTGGAGATTGCCTATCATACTTATGGACAGCTGAATGAAACAAAAGACAATGTAGTGTGGGTATGTCATGCACTGACCGCTAGTTCGGATGTACTGGATTGGTGGAGTGGGCTTTTTGGTGAAGACGATTTTTTCAACCCCAAAGACCACTTCATCATATGCGCCAATGTCATTGGCTCTCATTATGGGTCCACCAATCCACTTTCTATAAATGAAGCCACGAGACACCCATATTATCTTGCTTTCCCTCAATTTACTATACGGGATATTATAAAAGGCAACCAACTATTAGCCAACTACCTAGGCATAAAAAAAATTGACGTGCTCATTGGTGGGTCCTTGGGAGGACAGCAGGCGCTTGAATGGGCAGTTTCAGGCTTAATGAGTATAAAGCGCTTGATTGCCATCGCGACCAATGCTGCACACTCCCCCTGGGGTATCGCATTTAACGAAAGTCAAAGATTAGCCATCACAGCCGATAGGACATTTCATGCAAACCAACCTACTGGTGGCGCAAAGGGATTAAAAGCGGCACGCAGTATGGCTTTACTTTCATATAGGTCCTACACCACTTATGGTGCAACACAACTTGAATCAGACACCGAAAAAACAGACCACTATCGATCGTCTTCCTACCAAAGCTATCAAGGCGAAAAACTTGTCAATCGCTTCAATGCTTATAGCTATTGGTACCTATCCAAGGCAATGGATAGCCACCATCTGGGAAGAGGCCGTCGTTCATTGGAACACGCCTTACGCCAAATAGAGAGCAATACGCTTATCATAGGTATCACGACGGATATATTATTCCCACCTGAGGAATCCAAATTCATTGCGAAACACATTCCAAACGCAGTGTACTATGAACTGGAATCCTTTTATGGACATGATGGTTTTTTAGTAGAAACCGCGAATCTGACCCAAGTCATTGCAAATTTTTTAAATAACAATAGGGCAGAAATTAAATCAACAGAATTAACTACAGCATAA